One segment of Amycolatopsis alba DSM 44262 DNA contains the following:
- a CDS encoding acyl-protein synthetase: MSVFTLSQAEREKHLLPQLAELTAHHRENSEGYERILSSLGIARDAEFASIADLPWLPVRMFKTHDLRSIPESEIFKTLTSSGTTGAGASRIYLDKAAAGAQTKQLGATLQEVLGNERLPMLMVDTIGIIKNRRSFSARGAGVLGMANFGRKHTYVLDENDQPDVEAVKTFLATYGDKPFLIFGFTFMVWQYLYEVAREHKLDLSNGILIHSGGWKKLIDRAVDNTEFRRRFKEDTGLTRIHNYYGMIEQIGTVFLEGPSGNSLYCPDFADVVIRNPETWEEQPVGEPGVIEVVSTLPHSYPGHVLLTEDLGVYNGIDDGDWPGKHFSVMGRLPKAEARGCSDTFQGAAA; this comes from the coding sequence ATGAGTGTGTTCACGCTGTCGCAGGCGGAGCGTGAGAAGCACCTGCTTCCGCAGCTCGCCGAGCTCACCGCGCACCACCGCGAGAACTCCGAGGGCTATGAACGCATCCTCTCGTCGCTGGGTATCGCGCGGGACGCGGAGTTCGCCTCCATCGCGGACCTGCCGTGGCTGCCGGTGCGGATGTTCAAGACCCACGACCTGCGCAGCATCCCCGAGTCCGAGATCTTCAAGACGCTGACGTCCTCGGGCACCACCGGTGCGGGCGCGTCGCGGATCTACCTGGACAAGGCCGCCGCCGGCGCGCAGACCAAGCAGCTCGGTGCCACGCTGCAGGAAGTCCTCGGCAACGAGCGGCTGCCGATGCTGATGGTCGACACGATCGGCATCATCAAGAACCGCCGCTCGTTCTCCGCGCGCGGCGCCGGTGTGCTGGGCATGGCGAACTTCGGCCGCAAGCACACCTACGTGCTCGACGAGAACGACCAGCCGGACGTCGAGGCGGTCAAGACCTTCCTCGCGACCTACGGCGACAAGCCGTTCCTGATCTTCGGCTTCACCTTCATGGTGTGGCAGTACCTCTACGAGGTCGCGCGCGAGCACAAGCTCGATCTGTCCAACGGGATCCTGATCCACTCCGGCGGCTGGAAGAAGCTGATCGACCGCGCGGTGGACAACACCGAGTTCCGCCGCCGCTTCAAAGAGGACACCGGCCTCACCCGGATCCACAACTACTACGGGATGATCGAGCAGATCGGCACCGTGTTCCTCGAAGGGCCTTCCGGGAACTCGCTGTACTGCCCCGATTTCGCGGATGTCGTGATCCGGAACCCGGAAACCTGGGAAGAGCAGCCGGTCGGCGAGCCGGGTGTGATCGAGGTCGTCAGCACCTTGCCGCATTCGTATCCGGGGCACGTCCTGCTCACCGAAGACCTCGGTGTCTACAACGGGATCGACGACGGCGACTGGCCGGGCAAGCACTTCTCCGTCATGGGCAGGCTGCCCAAGGCCGAGGCCCGCGGTTGCTCGGACACCTTCCAGGGGGCGGCGGCATGA
- a CDS encoding acyl-CoA reductase, with protein MTLNQRFPLGDAIEVSSLVDELRAEPVGGRLRVGDPRVVEFLTKFARKLLAPATARRFPELASLGFFLRKGEIAKALSTLDTSGDALRFPRGLVFHVPPANVDTIFVYSWALSALAGNHNVVRVSSRSAGAAETVLEALNAALSEVDADTAAAITATQRMVTYDRSDAISGALSVAADLRVIWGGDASVAALRKYPLAPHARDLTFPDRSSFAVASVRGWQNASETERRGAAEGFYNDSYWFDQAACSSPRAVFWVGEEEGAREAGQEFRKLLAEVLATKQHVTEPAMAVQKRVSAYGAAVDGLVNGIDFQGNGLATLELADPAILPREWLGAGTFANARVDTLSDLVPIVLRKDQTVGQFGFSKEELTQFVTELAGRGVDRVVPFGSALTFSAIWDGYDLLTEFSRLVTVQA; from the coding sequence ATGACTCTCAACCAGCGTTTTCCGCTCGGCGACGCGATCGAGGTCTCCTCGTTGGTCGACGAGCTGCGGGCCGAGCCCGTCGGCGGACGGCTGCGTGTGGGCGACCCGCGAGTCGTCGAGTTCCTGACGAAGTTCGCGCGCAAGCTGCTCGCACCCGCGACGGCTCGACGTTTCCCGGAGCTGGCATCGCTCGGTTTCTTCCTGCGCAAGGGAGAAATCGCCAAAGCATTGTCCACTTTGGATACTTCGGGTGACGCGCTGCGCTTCCCGCGCGGGCTCGTCTTCCACGTCCCGCCTGCCAACGTCGACACGATCTTCGTGTACTCGTGGGCGCTTTCGGCCCTGGCGGGCAACCACAACGTCGTCCGCGTGTCCTCGCGTTCGGCCGGTGCCGCCGAAACGGTGCTGGAGGCGTTGAACGCCGCACTGTCCGAAGTGGACGCAGACACCGCCGCCGCGATCACCGCGACGCAGCGCATGGTCACCTACGACCGCAGCGACGCGATCAGCGGCGCGCTGTCGGTCGCCGCGGACCTGCGGGTCATCTGGGGCGGTGACGCGTCGGTCGCGGCGCTGCGCAAGTACCCGCTGGCGCCGCACGCGCGCGACCTGACCTTCCCGGACCGGTCGTCGTTCGCGGTCGCGTCGGTGCGCGGCTGGCAGAACGCCTCCGAGACCGAGCGTCGCGGTGCCGCCGAAGGCTTCTACAACGACTCGTACTGGTTCGACCAGGCCGCCTGCTCGTCGCCGCGCGCGGTGTTCTGGGTCGGCGAAGAAGAGGGCGCCAGGGAAGCCGGGCAGGAGTTCCGGAAGCTGCTCGCCGAGGTGCTGGCGACGAAACAGCACGTCACCGAGCCCGCGATGGCCGTCCAGAAGCGGGTCTCGGCGTACGGCGCGGCCGTCGACGGGCTCGTCAACGGCATCGACTTCCAGGGCAACGGCCTTGCGACGCTGGAGCTGGCCGACCCCGCGATCCTGCCGCGCGAATGGCTCGGCGCGGGCACTTTCGCCAACGCGCGGGTCGACACGCTTTCCGACCTCGTCCCGATCGTCCTCCGCAAAGATCAAACCGTCGGTCAATTCGGCTTCAGCAAAGAAGAATTGACGCAATTCGTGACGGAATTGGCTGGCCGCGGCGTCGACCGTGTCGTTCCCTTCGGATCGGCCCTGACGTTCTCCGCGATTTGGGACGGCTACGATCTGCTGACCGAGTTCAGCCGCTTGGTGACCGTACAGGCCTGA
- a CDS encoding lysylphosphatidylglycerol synthase transmembrane domain-containing protein gives MTTVETPEEDTSVSVKQPKSTKAKVLDVVRWVAILLVVAFAAKTLVTNWGEFWRTLSDVAWESSTLSLLALIAAIMVSTYGWQVMVDDLGKPIGYARGAQICLVGSLGKYVPGSVWAYLLQMELGRKAGLARARIFTGSLIQLGVGVVSALVVSLLAAPAVFSNSPRAMWLFVLIPVGLAMLHPKVLTWGTSLVLRILRRPPLDHRLSWSVVGKVFGSSTAAWALQGVHLWLLANSVGTPGFSGFVLCVGAMAVAMTVGTFAFILPSGVGVREVAQVAVLTASGLTVVQATAFAIASRVMFTVADLITAGAAALSARLVTSRI, from the coding sequence GTGACGACTGTCGAAACGCCCGAAGAGGACACTTCGGTAAGTGTTAAACAGCCGAAATCCACCAAGGCGAAGGTTCTCGACGTCGTCCGCTGGGTCGCGATTCTGCTGGTCGTCGCTTTCGCGGCGAAGACACTCGTCACCAATTGGGGTGAATTCTGGCGGACGTTGTCCGACGTCGCGTGGGAATCCTCCACCCTGAGCCTGCTCGCGCTCATCGCCGCGATCATGGTGTCGACCTACGGCTGGCAGGTCATGGTCGACGACCTCGGCAAGCCGATCGGCTACGCGAGGGGCGCGCAGATCTGCCTGGTCGGCTCGCTCGGCAAGTACGTGCCGGGTTCGGTGTGGGCGTACCTGCTGCAGATGGAACTGGGCCGCAAGGCCGGGCTCGCCAGGGCCCGCATCTTCACCGGTTCGCTGATCCAGCTCGGCGTCGGCGTGGTGTCCGCGCTGGTCGTCTCGCTGCTCGCGGCGCCCGCGGTGTTCAGCAACAGCCCGCGCGCGATGTGGCTGTTCGTGCTCATCCCGGTGGGTCTCGCGATGCTGCACCCGAAGGTGCTGACCTGGGGCACTTCGCTGGTGCTGCGCATTCTGCGCCGCCCGCCGCTCGACCACCGGCTGAGCTGGTCGGTCGTCGGGAAGGTCTTCGGCTCGTCGACGGCGGCGTGGGCGTTGCAGGGCGTGCACCTCTGGCTGCTGGCGAACTCCGTCGGCACGCCGGGCTTCAGCGGTTTCGTGCTGTGTGTCGGCGCGATGGCCGTCGCGATGACCGTCGGGACGTTCGCGTTCATCCTGCCCAGCGGGGTCGGCGTCCGCGAGGTCGCGCAGGTCGCCGTGCTGACCGCGTCGGGCCTCACCGTCGTCCAGGCGACGGCGTTCGCCATCGCTTCGCGCGTGATGTTCACCGTCGCCGACCTGATCACCGCCGGTGCCGCCGCCCTCTCTGCCCGCCTCGTCACCTCTCGCATCTAG
- a CDS encoding DUF6541 family protein, whose amino-acid sequence MLTDVLTVCVALLVIGLPGLLTGLAAGLRGWVLAGMTPLLSYAIGGLAGPWTAAIGLPFTPVTYAAATALFAGAAYGLRRLTLRRWPPAPEEPLWGRTGHLAVGACLLLAAAVGMYAVVRGLGKLDAIPQGFDAVYHANGVRQIAETGDGSLFGTGDVNWYGDAAPVFYPNAYHLLASVMYRLSPASIPLTLDVNTALLPALLALSLVTMVRVFRGRAVFAGAVALVSIAPVMGLYESMSRGPLLPFLLGLALTPLAAVAVKRYLDRPAPDTGFVLTAGAVGLLCVHSSALFGAILFAGPLLLQRWAAPGERWRRIGRDLRALAIVGVVAVVVAWLQLFGAIGLANGDVPYRSWPVEWRATTALGALLGFQHYEPYPQIWLSVALLLGFIFFSRAGALRWIGVTALLTGLAYIAVTSSEQPLVLALSRPWWNDPYRFMSMAAIPLSIIAAHGLAETQAWLRDTVTLRKVPAFVVAVAVFSGFAFVSNGFYAGSNAAKVATGYANTPGINPHKLPVSPDEVVAMEKLAGLAKPGERAVNDRLDGTVWTYALSGVRTTSGHFDETLPPSDARLLEGHFREYPSNAAVQAAVERLNVRWVILGQYGYPTGAPRQAGLRDLEGLNFVTEVYRNADAVIYRLNP is encoded by the coding sequence ATGCTGACCGACGTTCTCACGGTCTGTGTCGCACTACTCGTCATCGGCCTCCCCGGTCTGCTCACCGGTCTCGCCGCCGGCCTGCGCGGCTGGGTGCTCGCGGGGATGACGCCGCTGCTGAGCTACGCCATCGGCGGTCTCGCCGGGCCGTGGACGGCCGCGATCGGCCTCCCGTTCACCCCGGTGACCTACGCGGCGGCGACGGCGTTGTTCGCCGGAGCCGCGTACGGCCTGCGACGGCTCACCCTGCGCCGATGGCCGCCCGCACCGGAGGAACCGCTCTGGGGACGGACAGGGCATCTCGCCGTCGGGGCGTGCCTGCTGCTCGCGGCCGCCGTCGGGATGTACGCGGTGGTGCGCGGGCTGGGCAAGCTGGACGCCATCCCGCAGGGATTCGACGCCGTGTACCACGCGAACGGTGTCCGGCAGATCGCCGAAACCGGCGACGGCAGCCTGTTCGGCACCGGCGACGTCAACTGGTACGGCGACGCGGCGCCGGTCTTCTACCCCAACGCGTACCACCTGCTCGCGTCCGTGATGTACCGGCTGAGCCCGGCGAGCATCCCGCTGACGCTGGACGTGAACACCGCACTGCTGCCAGCACTGCTGGCGTTGTCGCTGGTCACGATGGTGCGCGTGTTCCGAGGCCGGGCGGTGTTCGCGGGCGCGGTCGCGCTCGTCTCCATCGCTCCGGTGATGGGGCTGTACGAATCGATGAGCAGGGGACCTTTGCTGCCGTTCCTGCTCGGTCTCGCGCTGACCCCGCTGGCCGCCGTCGCGGTGAAGCGGTACCTCGACCGCCCCGCGCCCGACACCGGCTTCGTGCTGACGGCAGGCGCCGTCGGGCTCCTGTGCGTGCACTCGTCGGCGTTGTTCGGCGCGATCCTGTTCGCCGGCCCGCTGCTGCTGCAACGCTGGGCCGCGCCCGGTGAACGGTGGCGGCGGATCGGCCGGGACCTGCGGGCGCTGGCGATCGTCGGTGTCGTCGCGGTCGTCGTGGCGTGGCTGCAGCTGTTCGGCGCGATCGGCCTCGCGAACGGCGACGTGCCCTACCGCAGCTGGCCGGTCGAATGGCGGGCGACGACGGCGCTCGGGGCGCTGCTGGGCTTCCAGCACTACGAGCCCTATCCGCAGATCTGGCTTTCGGTCGCGCTGCTGCTGGGCTTCATCTTCTTCTCACGGGCGGGCGCGCTGCGCTGGATCGGCGTGACGGCGTTGCTCACCGGGCTCGCCTACATCGCGGTGACGTCGTCGGAGCAGCCTCTCGTGCTGGCGCTGTCCCGGCCGTGGTGGAACGACCCGTACCGGTTCATGTCGATGGCGGCGATCCCGCTGTCGATCATCGCGGCGCACGGACTCGCCGAGACGCAGGCGTGGCTGCGGGACACCGTGACCCTCCGGAAGGTGCCCGCTTTCGTCGTCGCGGTGGCGGTGTTCAGCGGGTTCGCCTTCGTGAGCAACGGTTTCTACGCGGGATCCAACGCGGCGAAGGTCGCGACCGGCTACGCGAACACGCCGGGGATCAACCCGCACAAGCTGCCGGTGAGCCCGGACGAGGTCGTGGCGATGGAGAAGCTCGCCGGGCTCGCGAAGCCCGGCGAGCGCGCGGTGAACGACCGGCTGGACGGGACGGTGTGGACCTACGCGCTTTCCGGCGTCCGGACCACTTCCGGGCATTTCGACGAGACGCTGCCGCCGTCGGACGCGCGGCTGCTGGAGGGGCATTTCCGCGAGTACCCGTCGAACGCCGCCGTGCAGGCGGCGGTGGAACGGCTGAACGTGCGGTGGGTGATCCTCGGGCAGTACGGCTACCCGACGGGTGCCCCGCGTCAGGCCGGGCTGCGCGATCTGGAGGGGCTGAACTTCGTGACCGAGGTGTACCGCAACGCGGACGCCGTCATCTACCGCCTGAACCCTTGA
- a CDS encoding lysophospholipid acyltransferase family protein, which translates to MAELVYPPVIMAAKLMFRVLDNRIRVEGTEHIPATGGAVIACNHVSYLDFIFCGLGAQPAKRLVRFMAKKEIFANRIAGPLMRGMHHISVDRGAGLASYREAVERLKAGEVVGVFPEATISRSFTVKDIKSGAVRMAVEAGVPVVPMALWGTQRLWTKGRPKDLTKRHVPISILVGEPIHPKADEDAEVLSKDLRVRMSALVDRVQADYPEKPSDDERWWLPAHLGGTAPTPVEAAKLDREGR; encoded by the coding sequence ATGGCCGAACTCGTTTACCCGCCCGTCATCATGGCGGCGAAGCTCATGTTCCGGGTGCTGGACAACCGCATCCGAGTGGAGGGGACCGAGCACATCCCGGCCACGGGCGGGGCGGTCATCGCCTGCAACCACGTGAGCTACCTCGACTTCATCTTCTGCGGCCTCGGCGCGCAGCCGGCGAAGCGTCTGGTCAGGTTCATGGCGAAGAAGGAGATCTTCGCCAACCGGATCGCCGGGCCGCTGATGCGCGGCATGCACCACATCTCCGTCGATCGCGGCGCGGGTCTCGCGTCGTACCGGGAAGCCGTCGAACGGCTGAAGGCAGGAGAGGTCGTCGGGGTGTTCCCCGAAGCCACGATCAGCCGGTCGTTCACCGTGAAGGACATCAAGTCCGGCGCCGTCCGGATGGCAGTCGAAGCGGGCGTCCCGGTCGTGCCGATGGCGCTGTGGGGCACCCAGCGGCTGTGGACCAAGGGCCGTCCGAAGGACCTCACCAAACGCCACGTCCCGATCTCGATCCTCGTCGGCGAGCCGATCCACCCGAAGGCCGACGAGGACGCCGAAGTCCTTTCGAAGGACCTTCGCGTGCGGATGTCCGCGCTCGTGGACCGCGTCCAGGCGGACTACCCGGAAAAGCCGTCCGACGACGAGCGCTGGTGGCTGCCCGCGCACCTCGGCGGCACCGCGCCGACGCCGGTAGAGGCCGCGAAGCTCGACCGCGAAGGCCGCTAA
- a CDS encoding Cof-type HAD-IIB family hydrolase, with amino-acid sequence MIASDVDGTLLGPMEVLTERTIGTVRRVTEAGVPFVLVSGRPPRWIAPIANPLDLTGYAVCANGAVLYEIGTDRIVAVHGMLEPTLLHDAVSALDHALPGCRYATERIGESALDPEMRNFVIEPDYHNPWGDNEGTQAPRAEVLGHPAIKLMISRRGMTSDEMARAAREVLEGSVDITYSTNAGLIEVSAHGITKATGLAEVAERLGVPAGRVIAFGDMPNDIEMLGWAGHGVAMANAHRQVLDVADEVTAPNSEDGVAQVLERWF; translated from the coding sequence CTGATCGCGTCCGACGTCGACGGCACCCTGCTCGGCCCGATGGAGGTCCTGACCGAACGCACGATCGGCACCGTCCGGCGCGTCACCGAGGCCGGAGTGCCCTTTGTGCTGGTCAGCGGCCGTCCGCCGCGCTGGATCGCCCCGATCGCGAACCCGCTGGACCTGACCGGGTACGCGGTCTGCGCGAACGGCGCGGTGCTTTACGAGATCGGGACGGACCGGATCGTGGCGGTCCACGGCATGCTGGAACCGACGCTGCTGCACGACGCGGTGAGTGCTCTTGATCACGCTCTTCCCGGCTGCCGGTACGCCACGGAACGGATCGGCGAGTCCGCGCTCGACCCCGAAATGCGCAATTTCGTGATCGAACCGGACTATCACAACCCGTGGGGCGACAACGAGGGCACGCAGGCACCGCGGGCCGAGGTGCTCGGGCATCCGGCGATCAAGCTGATGATCAGCAGGCGCGGGATGACCTCCGACGAGATGGCGCGGGCGGCGCGCGAGGTGCTCGAAGGCTCGGTCGACATCACCTATTCGACGAACGCCGGCCTGATCGAGGTCTCCGCGCACGGCATCACGAAGGCGACCGGGCTGGCCGAGGTCGCCGAGCGGCTGGGGGTCCCGGCCGGGCGGGTGATCGCGTTCGGTGACATGCCCAACGACATCGAGATGCTCGGCTGGGCCGGACACGGGGTGGCGATGGCGAACGCGCACCGCCAGGTCCTGGACGTCGCCGACGAGGTGACCGCGCCGAACTCCGAGGACGGCGTCGCGCAGGTGCTCGAACGCTGGTTTTAG
- a CDS encoding LLM class flavin-dependent oxidoreductase: MRVGIVILPEDRWWAAEPKWRAAEEYGFDHAWTYDHLGWRNLVDGPWFSAMPTLTAAAMVTSKIRLGTFVASPGARHPVPFTRELTTLDDISDGRFILGVGAGVPQTHYDAAVLDGPELSTRQRTDRFTEFVEALDGLLMTDGFDFEGEHYRAKGARNLPGCVQRPRLPFLVAANGPRTMTLAARFGAGWATTGIKSETQDEWWKGVAGLVKTFDERLEAVGREKAGVQRFLSLDSAPVFSLSSVGAFTDAAGRAGELGFTDIVTHWPRSGDYYVGRESTLEEVVNDVLPVLQGRNS, encoded by the coding sequence GTGCGCGTAGGCATCGTGATCCTTCCGGAAGATCGTTGGTGGGCGGCCGAGCCGAAATGGCGGGCCGCCGAGGAATACGGCTTCGACCACGCTTGGACGTACGACCACCTCGGCTGGCGGAATCTCGTCGACGGCCCGTGGTTCAGTGCGATGCCAACGTTGACGGCGGCCGCGATGGTGACGTCGAAAATCAGACTGGGCACCTTCGTCGCGTCGCCGGGCGCGCGGCATCCCGTGCCGTTCACCCGCGAGCTGACCACCCTCGACGACATTTCCGACGGCCGGTTCATCCTCGGGGTGGGTGCCGGCGTCCCGCAGACCCACTACGACGCGGCCGTCCTCGACGGCCCGGAACTGTCGACCAGGCAGCGCACGGACCGCTTCACCGAGTTCGTCGAAGCGCTCGACGGGCTGCTGATGACCGACGGTTTCGACTTCGAGGGCGAGCACTACCGGGCCAAGGGCGCACGGAACCTGCCCGGCTGCGTGCAGCGGCCCCGGCTGCCGTTCCTGGTGGCCGCGAACGGCCCGCGCACGATGACGCTCGCCGCGCGGTTCGGCGCGGGCTGGGCCACCACCGGCATCAAATCGGAAACCCAGGACGAGTGGTGGAAGGGCGTCGCGGGACTCGTGAAGACCTTCGACGAACGGCTTGAGGCGGTGGGCCGGGAGAAGGCGGGCGTGCAGCGGTTCCTGAGCCTCGACTCGGCGCCGGTCTTCTCCCTCTCCAGCGTGGGCGCGTTCACCGACGCGGCCGGACGGGCCGGTGAGCTCGGATTCACCGACATCGTCACGCACTGGCCGCGATCCGGGGACTACTACGTCGGCCGCGAGTCGACGCTCGAAGAGGTCGTCAATGACGTACTCCCGGTACTTCAGGGAAGAAACTCTTAG
- a CDS encoding DUF6541 family protein, which yields MPTPDTFWSYFGATVTYLAVLAIPGGLVGRAAGLRGWALAGLAPLLSYTVTGLAGPWLALAGVSYNPLTVAGVTAVLAGIGFGLRRLGQSRGWIKPGAEEPPTKWHPRAHYAVAACVALAVGISILVVLSARGGTTAVFQRWDTVFHANGIRYIAETGDGSLTGMGTINWYPDGSFYPNAYHLVGSLVYSISGTTIPVTLNAITMPVAGIFALSMVALIRQLGGRAVFAGCTALVAAAATTGAYESVSSGLLPFALGIVLTPLAVVALARFLARPGLDTGYVLALTAVGLLAAHSSALFGALLFAFPLVVQRWYRALRRKPLDGVPEGRGGWRIIGGDVVKMVPVMVGSGLLAAPHILGALKFTSGSYPYYAWGSQLPVLKSLGLLVTFRQVLSAPQVWLTVLLAIGALSLFRLGRMRWVGLSAIGFSALFVLVASFGAEPWVISLSRPWWNDRYRLMALAAIPLCLLAGHGMAELQRWFAKWASGRSWVKSRPALPARLGLATAVFVVAASAVLTKGFYTESNAHAVSFLYYNGPEGEVTPPVSADELAAMNELTKMNIGPDEKVLNERFDGTAWLYAITGIHPVAGHYDPGVPPPDAKYLALHFRDYDTDPEVQAAVKRLNIKHVLIGSTPIKIGEPPAPGLRDLDGLNFLRKDFGNAGASIYTLTR from the coding sequence GTGCCTACTCCGGACACCTTCTGGTCGTACTTCGGTGCGACCGTCACGTACCTGGCCGTGCTGGCGATCCCCGGCGGACTCGTCGGCCGGGCCGCCGGCCTGCGCGGCTGGGCCCTCGCGGGGCTGGCCCCGCTGTTGTCCTACACGGTAACCGGCCTGGCCGGTCCGTGGCTGGCACTCGCTGGCGTGTCGTACAACCCCCTGACCGTGGCGGGCGTCACGGCCGTGCTCGCCGGGATCGGCTTCGGCCTCAGAAGGCTGGGCCAGAGCCGCGGCTGGATCAAGCCGGGCGCCGAGGAGCCGCCGACGAAGTGGCACCCGCGCGCGCACTACGCCGTCGCGGCCTGTGTGGCGCTGGCCGTCGGCATCTCGATCCTCGTGGTGCTCTCGGCCAGAGGCGGGACGACGGCGGTGTTCCAGCGCTGGGACACCGTGTTCCACGCGAACGGCATCCGCTACATCGCCGAGACCGGCGACGGCTCGCTGACCGGCATGGGCACCATCAACTGGTACCCGGACGGCTCGTTCTACCCGAACGCGTATCACCTGGTCGGCTCGCTCGTGTACTCGATTTCGGGCACGACGATCCCGGTCACGCTGAACGCCATCACCATGCCGGTCGCCGGGATCTTCGCGTTGTCGATGGTCGCCTTGATCCGCCAGCTCGGCGGGCGGGCGGTGTTCGCGGGCTGCACGGCACTGGTGGCCGCCGCGGCGACCACCGGCGCGTACGAATCGGTGTCGAGCGGGCTGCTGCCGTTCGCGCTCGGGATCGTGCTGACGCCGCTGGCCGTGGTCGCGCTGGCCCGGTTCCTCGCGCGGCCGGGCCTCGACACCGGCTACGTGCTCGCGCTGACCGCCGTCGGCCTGCTGGCGGCCCACTCGTCGGCGCTGTTCGGCGCGCTGCTGTTCGCCTTCCCGCTGGTGGTGCAGCGCTGGTACCGCGCGCTGCGGCGCAAACCGCTCGACGGGGTGCCGGAAGGCCGCGGCGGCTGGCGGATCATCGGCGGCGACGTCGTCAAGATGGTGCCGGTGATGGTGGGCAGCGGGCTGCTCGCGGCGCCGCACATCCTGGGCGCCCTGAAATTCACTTCGGGTTCATACCCTTATTACGCGTGGGGCTCGCAGCTGCCGGTGCTGAAGTCGCTGGGGCTGCTGGTGACCTTCCGGCAGGTGCTGAGCGCCCCGCAGGTGTGGCTGACGGTGCTGCTGGCGATCGGCGCGCTGAGCCTGTTCCGGCTCGGCCGGATGCGCTGGGTGGGGCTTTCGGCGATCGGTTTCTCGGCGCTGTTCGTGCTGGTCGCCTCGTTCGGCGCGGAGCCGTGGGTGATCTCGCTGTCGCGGCCGTGGTGGAACGACCGGTACCGCCTGATGGCGCTCGCCGCGATCCCGCTCTGCCTGCTGGCCGGGCACGGGATGGCGGAACTGCAGCGCTGGTTCGCGAAGTGGGCGAGCGGACGGTCCTGGGTGAAGAGCCGTCCCGCGCTGCCCGCCCGGCTCGGGCTGGCGACCGCCGTGTTCGTCGTGGCCGCGTCGGCCGTCCTGACCAAGGGCTTCTACACCGAGTCGAACGCGCACGCGGTGTCGTTCCTGTACTACAACGGGCCCGAGGGCGAGGTCACGCCGCCGGTCAGCGCCGACGAACTGGCCGCGATGAACGAGCTGACCAAGATGAACATCGGACCGGACGAGAAGGTGCTCAACGAGCGCTTCGACGGGACGGCGTGGCTGTACGCGATCACCGGCATCCACCCGGTCGCCGGGCACTACGACCCCGGCGTGCCGCCGCCGGACGCGAAGTACCTGGCGCTGCACTTCCGGGACTACGACACCGACCCCGAGGTGCAGGCCGCGGTGAAGCGGCTGAACATCAAGCATGTGCTGATCGGGAGCACGCCGATCAAGATCGGCGAGCCGCCGGCGCCGGGGCTGCGGGATCTGGACGGACTGAACTTCCTGCGCAAGGACTTCGGCAACGCGGGCGCTTCGATCTACACCCTGACCCGCTGA